One region of Salvia miltiorrhiza cultivar Shanhuang (shh) chromosome 3, IMPLAD_Smil_shh, whole genome shotgun sequence genomic DNA includes:
- the LOC131019132 gene encoding receptor kinase-like protein Xa21, with amino-acid sequence MEKNLYCILPYAFLITITFPMLSSEAKQPLSLATDQTALLSLKHTSLLLATNWTNSTSVCTWIGVTCSFRHHRVAALNLSNMALSATIPPQLGHLSFLVSLDLTNNLFHGDLPQELSLLRRLKFISFRLNNFTGDIPPMLGQLPKLEYLSLRNNSFIGSIPKSLSNLTNLQLLDLSYNSLSGEIPKEFGRLQSLQTLAVQFNRLSGAIPSAIFNISTLVAIALRDNELSGSLPIDMCRNLPFLVLIRLSRNRLSGAIPTNLSQCSGLEELSLSYNSFRGEIPSDIGYLTSLQFLALGGNNLNGILPHEIGHLQSLVTFAAQRNEIAGSIDFSIFMNMSSLQNIYLWRNKFTGNLSRDVGNITMLTNLYLYENHFTGLIPTEFGQLYHLERLSLSLNSLSGSIPHELFNISTLRILGLNTNALSGVLPTHLCHASPFLEQLYLGINSITGAIPNSISNCSQLTILTLDENKFSGYIPTHLGNLRLLQRLELFRNNLTQAPSSSFITSLTNCRCLTDLVFDNNPLNGVIPASVGNLSSSLSIFTASNSKFSGSIPVEIGNLSNMMVLDLSGNELSGNIPLTISHLHELQGLDLQDNMLGGSIPHAICDLFSLYSLYFSGNQFSGPIPKCLGNVSSLRHLYLDSNILNSSIPSSLWGLKDLINLDLSSNSLNGFLPQEISNLGAAIYINLSMNQLSKSIPSTIGKLQNLVYLSLAYTRLEGSIPVSMGSMISLVNLDLSYNNLSGPIPKSLEALQHLDYFNVSFNSLSGEIPNGGSFKNFTMDSFKGNEALCGIPKFRVQICSSISNHRSKRKKVERASFIAFGVVAFISVVSLAFIIVRNKRKDKATSREVDELISIVLERISYYELLQATKKFDESNLLGTGSSCSVYKGILNNGKDIVVKVFNMQLEGISRIFDVECEILRSIRHRNLTSVISSCSNEEFKALVLEYMPKGNLETWLYSHNYCLNMMERLNIMIDVACALEYLHHGYSMPIVHSDLKPSNVLLDEDMVAHVSDFGIAKLLCDGDSFVLTNTLATLGYIAPEYGLEGLVSTRCDVYSYGVMLIETFTRKRPSDDIFCGDMSLKRWVELSLLEIPDEVIDANLVMNLEEEMIDKNMQCVSSILELALKCSADSPGDRINMKQAHAEVQKIKHRFSQ; translated from the exons ATGGAGAAAAACCTTTATTGCATTTTGCCTTATGCATTCCTAATCACCATAACCTTCCCAATGCTTTCTTCTGAAGCCAAACAACCTCTGAGCCTTGCAACTGATCAAACTGCCCTTCTTTCACTCAAACATACATCTCTTTTACTTGCAACTAATTGGACCAACTCCACCTCCGTCTGCACCTGGATTGGCGTCACTTGCAGCTTCCGCCACCACAGAGTAGCTGCCTTGAATCTCTCCAACATGGCTCTCTCCGCCACCATTCCACCGCAGCTCGGACACCTCTCCTTCCTCGTCTCCCTCGACCTCACCAACAACCTTTTCCATGGAGATTTGCCTCAAGAGCTGTCTCTCCTTCGCCGTTTGAAGTTCATATCTTTCCGACTCAACAACTTCACCGGAGACATCCCTCCGATGTTGGGTCAGTTACCAAAATTAGAGTACTTGTCTTTACGCAACAACAGCTTCATAGGTTCCATCCCAAAATCGCTCTCAAACCTCACAAACCTACAATTGCTTGACTTATCTTACAATTctctaagtggagaaattccaaaaGAGTTTGGGAGACTTCAAAGTCTACAAACTCTAGCTGTTCAATTCAATCGTCTCTCCGGTGCTATACCATCAGCCATATTCAACATATCGACCCTTGTAGCTATAGCATTGAGAGACAATGAATTGAGTGGAAGTCTTCCAATAGACATGTGCCGTAATCTTCCATTTCTTGTTCTCATTCGCCTTTCTAGAAATCGGCTGAGTGGCGCAATTCCCACAAATCTATCCCAATGTTCAGGGCTTGAGGAGTTGAGCCTCTCTTACAACTCTTTTAGAGGGGAGATACCTTCAGACATCGGCTACTTAACTTCTCTTCAGTTTTTAGCTCTTGGTGGTAACAATTTGAATG GGATACTACCACATGAGATTGGCCATCTTCAGAGTCTGGTTACTTTTGCTGCTCAACGGAATGAGATTGCGGGCTCAATTGATTTCAGTATTTTCATGAATATGTCTTCTCTGCAAAACATATATCTATGGCGCAACAAATTCACGGGGAACCTTTCAAGGGATGTCGGGAATATTACCATGCTAACAAATTTATACCTCTACGAAAACCATTTTACAG GGCTTATTCCCACTGAATTTGGCCAACTTTACCATTTGGAGAGATTATCATTATCATTGAACAGCTTGAGTGGTTCGATTCCACATGagctctttaacatttcaactctTCGGATTCTTGGACTTAACACCAATGCTCTGTCAGGGGTTCTTCCAACCCATTTATGCCATGCCTCTCCCTTTCTTGAACAACTTTATCTTGGCATTAATTCTATCACCGGAGCAATACCCAACTCCATCTCTAACTGTTCTCAACTCACAATTCTCACACTTGATGAAAACAAATTCAGTGGTTATATACCTACTCATCTCGGCAACCTAAGACTTCTTCAAAGACTTGAACTGTTCAGAAACAATCTTACCCAGGCACCATCTTCTTCCTTCATTACTTCATTGACAAATTGCAGGTGTCTAACTGATTTGGTATTTGATAATAATCCTCTAAATGGTGTCATTCCAGCTTCTGTCGGGAATTTATCTTCCTCGCTTTCAATATTCACCGCCAGCAACTCCAAATTCAGTGGCAGCATTCCTGTTGAAATAGGCAATCTAAGCAATATGATGGTATTAGATTTATCTGGGAATGAGTTATCTGGTAATATTCCACTAACTATAAGCCATTTGCATGAACTTCAAGGATTAGATCTTCAAGATAACATGTTGGGAGGCTCAATACCACATGCTATATGTGATCTATTCAGCCTCTACAGTTTATATTTTAGCGGGAATCAATTTTCAGGCCCAATTCCTAAATGTCTGGGAAATGTCTCTTCTTTAAGACATCTATATCTAGACTCCAACATTTTGAATTCAAGCATACCATCAAGCTTATGGGGCCTAAAAGATTTGATCAATCTAGACTTGTCCTCGAATTCATTAAATGGGTTCTTACCACAAGAGATAAGTAACTTAGGAGCAGCAATATATATAAACCTATCGATGAATCAGTTGTCAAAGTCTATTCCTAGCACTATTGGGAAGTTGCAGAATTTGGTTTATCTGTCTTTGGCATATACTAGACTAGAAGGTTCAATTCCTGTGTCTATGGGAAGCATGATCAGTTTGGTAAATCTCGACTTGTCGTACAACAACCTCTCTGGTCCAATTCCAAAGTCTTTAGAAGCACTTCAACACCTCGATTACTTTAATGTCTCTTTCAATAGTTTGagtggagaaattcctaatGGAGGTTCTTTTAAAAACTTCACTATGGATTCTTTTAAGGGTAATGAGGCATTGTGTGGAATCCCCAAGTTCCGTGTCCAAATTTGCTCTTCAATTTCTAATCACAGATCAAAGAGAAAGAAGGTGGAACGAGCTTCATTTATTGCTTTCGGGGTTGTGGCTTTCATCTCAGTTGTTTCTTTGGCCTTTATAATTGTCAGAAACAAAAGGAAAGACAAGGCGACTAGCAGAGAAGTTGATGAGTTGATATCCATTGTGCTGGAAAGAATCTCTTATTATGAACTGCTGCAAGCAACGAAAAAATTCGATGAAAGCAATTTACTTGGCACTGGGAGTTCTTGCTCAGTTTATAAAGGAATTCTTAACAATGGGAAGGATATCGTTGTCAAGGTGTTTAATATGCAGTTAGAAGGTATTTCAAGGATATTCGATGTCGAATGTGAGATACTACGTAGCATTCGACACAGGAATCTAACAAGCGTCATAAGCAGTTGCTCCAATGAAGAGTTCAAGGCATTAGTACTTGAATATATGCCAAAGGGAAACCTTGAAACATGGTTATATTCCCACAACTATTGCTTGAATATGATGgaaagattgaatataatgattGATGTTGCATGTGCTTTGGAGTATCTTCACCACGGTTATTCAATGCCCATTGTCCACAGCGACTTGAAGCCTAGTAATGTGCTGTTAGATGAAGACATGGTTGCCCATGTAAGCGACTTTGGGATAGCAAAGTTGTTATGCGATGGAGATAGCTTTGTGTTAACCAACACGCTAGCAACATTGGGTTACATCGCTCCAG AGTATGGCTTGGAAGGGCTAGTTTCAACAAGGTGTGATGTGTATAGCTACGgggtgatgttgattgaaactTTTACAAGAAAAAGGCCTAGTGATGATATCTTTTGCGGAGATATGAGCTTAAAGAGATGGGTAGAACTATCACTTTTGGAGATCCCAGATGAAGTGATAGATGCCAACTTAGTCATGaatttggaggaagaaatgaTTGACAAGAATATGCAGTGTGTATCATCCATACTTGAATTGGCTCTGAAATGCTCCGCGGACTCTCCTGGGGATAGAATCAACATGAAACAAGCACATGCAGAGGTGCAGAAAATCAAGCATCGATTTTCCCAATGA
- the LOC131015209 gene encoding receptor kinase-like protein Xa21 isoform X1: MEKKLYCNLPYALLITIAFQMLSSESKQPLSLATDQTALLSLKQHITSDPSLLLATNWTNSSSVCSWIGVTCSLRHPRVAALNLSNMALSGTIPPQLGRLSFLVSLNLKSNFFHGDLPQELSLLRRLKFISFRLNNFTGDIPPMLGQLPKLEYLSLSNNSFIGSIPKSLSNLTNLQFLDLTYNSLSGEIPKEFGRLQRLQILAVQYNRLSGAIPSAIFNISTLIYMAFIDNELSGSLPTDMCRNLPFLTEIYVSYNQLSGEIPTNISQCSRLERLDLSYNSFSGEIPSEIGYLTSLQGLALASNNLKGILPHEIGHLQSLVTFAAGENEIAGSIDFNIFINMTSLQNIYLNRNKFTGNLSRDVGNITMLTELYLSENHFTGLIPTEFGQLYHLKRLVLQLNTLSGSIPHELFNISTLRILSLTLNALSGVLPTHLCHASPSLEELYLGNNSITGTIPNSISNCSRLTILILAENKFSGYIPTHLGNLKHLQRLELYSNNLTQAPFSSFITLLTNCRSLTHLSFGDNPLNGVIPASVGNLSSSLSTFTAGNCKFSGSIPVEIGNLSNLIKLDLQGNELSGNIPPTISHLHELQGLDLSHNMLGGSIPHAICDLFSLNTLVMSHNQFSGPIPKCLGNVSSIRNLGLDSNMLNSSIPSSLWGLKDLNSLDLSSNSLNGFLPHEISNLGAVIHINLSMNQLSKSIPSTIGKLQNLINLSLANNRLEGSIPVFMGSMISLENLDFSYNNLSGSIPKSLEALQHLEYFNVSFNSLSGEIPNGGSFRNFTMDSFKGNTALCGIPQFHVQTCSSISNHRSKRKKVERALFIVFGVVAFISIVSLAFIIVRNKRKDKTTREVDELIFIVPERISYYELQQATKNFNESNLLGTGSSCSVYKGILNNGKDIAVKVFNMQLEGISRIFDVECEILRSIRHRNLTSVISSCSNEEFKALVLEYMPKGNLEKWLYSHNPCLNMMERLNIMIDVASALEYLHHGYSMPIVHSDLKPSNVLLDEDMVAHVSDFGIAKLLCDGDSFVLTNTLATLGYIAPGEVSLNILIALTFNQLIICLLTAYIMIFVVPEYGLEGLLSTRCDVYSYGVMLMETFTRKRPSDDMFCGDMSLKRWVELSLSDVPHEVIDANLVMNLAEEMIDKNMQCVSSILKLALKCSADSPGDRINMKQAHAELQKIKHRFSK, encoded by the exons ATGGAGAAAAAGCTTTATTGCAATTTGCCATATGCATTGCTAATCACCATAGCCTTCCAAATGCTTTCTTCTGAATCCAAACAGCCTCTGAGCCTTGCAACTGATCAAACTGCCCTTCTTTCACTCAAACAACACATCACCTCCGACCCTTCTCTTTTACTCGCAACTAATTGGACCAATTCGAGCTCCGTCTGCAGTTGGATTGGCGTCACTTGCAGCTTACGCCACCCAAGAGTAGCTGCCTTGAATCTCTCCAACATGGCTCTCTCCGGCACCATTCCACCACAGCTCGGACGCCTCTCCTTCCTCGTCTCCCTCAACCTCAAAAGCAATTTTTTCCATGGAGATTTGCCACAGGAACTGTCTCTCCTTCGCCGTTTGAAGTTCATATCTTTCCGACTCAACAACTTCACCGGAGACATCCCTCCGATGTTGGGTCAGTTACCAAAATTAGAGTACTTGTCTTTAAGCAACAACAGCTTCATAGGTTCCATCCCAAAATCACTCTCAAACCTAACAAACCTACAATTTCTTGACTTAACTTACAATTctctaagtggagaaattccaaaaGAGTTTGGGAGACTTCAAAGGCTACAAATTCTAGCTGTTCAATACAATCGTCTATCCGGTGCTATACCATCAGCCATATTCAACATATCGACCCTTATATATATGGCCTTCATAGACAATGAATTGAGTGGAAGTCTTCCAACAGACATGTGCCGTAATCTTCCATTTCTTACTGAGATTTATGTTTCTTACAATCAGCTGAGTGGCGAGATTCCCACAAATATATCCCAATGTTCACGGCTTGAAAGGCTGGACCTCTCTTACAACTCTTTTAGTGGGGAAATACCTTCAGAAATCGGCTACTTAACATCCCTTCAGGGTTTAGCTCTTGCTTCTAACAATTTGAAAG GAATACTACCACATGAGATTGGCCATCTTCAGAGTCTGGTTACTTTTGCAGCTGGAGAGAATGAGATTGCAGGCTCAattgatttcaatattttcattaatATGACTTCTCTGCAAAACATATATCTAAACCGCAACAAATTCACGGGGAACCTTTCAAGGGATGTCGGGAATATTACCATGCTAACAGAGTTATACCTCTCGGAAAATCATTTTACAG GGCTTATTCCCACTGAATTTGGCCAACTTTACCATTTGAAGAGATTAGTACTACAATTGAACACATTGAGTGGTTCGATTCCACATGagctctttaacatttcaactctTCGGATTCTTTCACTTACCCTCAATGCTCTGTCAGGGGTTCTTCCAACCCATTTATGTCAtgcctctccctctctcgaaGAACTTTATCTTGGCAATAATTCCATCACCGGAACAATACCCAACTCCATCTCTAACTGTTCTCGACTCACAATTCTCATACTTGCTGAAAACAAATTCAGTGGTTATATACCCACTCATCTCGGCAACCTAAAACATCTCCAAAGACTTGAACTGTACAGCAACAATCTTACCCAAGCACCATTTTCTTCCTTCATTACATTATTGACAAATTGCAGGTCTCTAACTCATTTGTCATTTGGTGATAATCCTCTAAATGGTGTTATTCCAGCTTCTGTCGGGAACTTATCTTCCTCCCTTTCAACATTCACTGCCGGCAACTGCAAATTCAGTGGCAGCATTCCTGTTGAAATAGGCAATCTAAGCAATTTGATTAAATTGGATTTGCAAGGCAATGAGTTATCTGGTAATATTCCACCAACTATAAGCCATTTACATGAACTTCAAGGATTAGATCTGTCTCATAATATGTTAGGAGGCTCAATACCACATGCTATATGTGATCTATTCAGCCTCAATACTTTAGTTATGAGCCATAATCAATTTTCAGGCCCAATTCCTAAATGTCTAGGAAATGTCTCTTCTATAAGAAATCTTGGTCTAGACTCCAACATGTTGAATTCAAGCATACCTTCAAGCTTATGGGGCCTAAAAGATTTGAACTCTCTAGACTTGTCCTCGAATTCATTAAATGGGTTCTTACCACATGAGATAAGTAACTTAGGAGCAGTAATACATATAAACTTATCGATGAATCAGTTGTCAAAGTCTATTCCTAGCACTATTGGGAAGTTGCAGAATTTGATTAATCTGTCTCTGGCAAATAATAGACTAGAAGGTTCTATTCCTGTATTTATGGGAAGCATGATCAGTTTGGAAAATCTCGACTTTTCGTACAACAACCTCTCTGGTTCAATTCCAAAGTCTTTAGAAGCACTTCAACATCTCGAATACTTTAATGTCTCTTTCAATAgtttaagtggagaaattcctaatggaggttcttttagaaacttcactaTGGATTCTTTTAAGGGTAATACGGCGTTGTGTGGAATCCCCCAGTTCCATGTCCAAACTTGCTCTTCCATTTCTAATCATAGATCAAAGAGAAAGAAGGTGGAACGAGCTCTATTTATTGTTTTCGGGGTTGTGGCTTTCATCTCAATTGTTTCTTTGGCCTTCATAATTGTCAGAAACAAAAGGAAAGATAAGACGACTAGAGAAGTTGATGAGTTGATATTCATTGTGCCGGAAAGAATATCTTATTATGAACTGCAGCAGGCAACGAAAAATTTCAATGAAAGCAATTTACTTGGCACCGGGAGTTCTTGCTCTGTCTATAAAGGAATTCTTAACAATGGGAAGGATATCGCTGTCAAGGTGTTTAATATGCAGCTAGAAGGTATTTCAAGAATATTTGATGTCGAATGTGAGATACTACGTAGCATCCGACACAGGAATCTGACAAGCGTCATAAGCAGTTGCTCCAATGAAGAGTTCAAGGCATTGGTACTTGAATATATGCCAAAGGGAAACCTTGAAAAATGGTTATATTCCCACAACCCTTGCTTGAATATGATGgaaagattgaatataatgattGATGTTGCATCTGCTTTGGAGTATCTTCACCATGGTTATTCAATGCCCATTGTGCACAGCGACTTGAAGCCTAGTAATGTGTTGTTAGACGAAGACATGGTTGCCCATGTAAGCGACTTTGGGATAGCAAAGTTGTTATGCGATGGAGATAGCTTTGTGTTAACCAACACGCTAGCAACATTGGGTTACATCGCTCCAGGTGAAGTTTCTCTAAATATATTGATTGCACTCACtttcaatcaattaattatatgtCTTCTTACTGCATACATCATGATTTTTGTTGTTCCAGAGTATGGCTTGGAAGGGCTACTTTCAACAAGGTGTGATGTGTATAGCTACGGGGTGATGTTGATGGAAACTTTTACGAGAAAAAGGCCTAGTGATGATATGTTTTGCGGAGATATGAGCTTAAAGAGATGGGTAGAACTCTCACTTTCGGATGTCCCACATGAAGTGATAGATGCCAACTTAGTCATGAATTTGGCGGAAGAAATGATTGACAAGAATATGCAGTGTGTATCATCCATACTTAAATTGGCTTTGAAATGCTCTGCCGACTCTCCTGGGGATAGAATCAACATGAAACAAGCACATGCAGAGTTGCAAAAAATCAAACATCGATTTTCCAAATGA
- the LOC131015209 gene encoding receptor kinase-like protein Xa21 isoform X2 encodes MEKKLYCNLPYALLITIAFQMLSSESKQPLSLATDQTALLSLKQHITSDPSLLLATNWTNSSSVCSWIGVTCSLRHPRVAALNLSNMALSGTIPPQLGRLSFLVSLNLKSNFFHGDLPQELSLLRRLKFISFRLNNFTGDIPPMLGQLPKLEYLSLSNNSFIGSIPKSLSNLTNLQFLDLTYNSLSGEIPKEFGRLQRLQILAVQYNRLSGAIPSAIFNISTLIYMAFIDNELSGSLPTDMCRNLPFLTEIYVSYNQLSGEIPTNISQCSRLERLDLSYNSFSGEIPSEIGYLTSLQGLALASNNLKGILPHEIGHLQSLVTFAAGENEIAGSIDFNIFINMTSLQNIYLNRNKFTGNLSRDVGNITMLTELYLSENHFTGLIPTEFGQLYHLKRLVLQLNTLSGSIPHELFNISTLRILSLTLNALSGVLPTHLCHASPSLEELYLGNNSITGTIPNSISNCSRLTILILAENKFSGYIPTHLGNLKHLQRLELYSNNLTQAPFSSFITLLTNCRSLTHLSFGDNPLNGVIPASVGNLSSSLSTFTAGNCKFSGSIPVEIGNLSNLIKLDLQGNELSGNIPPTISHLHELQGLDLSHNMLGGSIPHAICDLFSLNTLVMSHNQFSGPIPKCLGNVSSIRNLGLDSNMLNSSIPSSLWGLKDLNSLDLSSNSLNGFLPHEISNLGAVIHINLSMNQLSKSIPSTIGKLQNLINLSLANNRLEGSIPVFMGSMISLENLDFSYNNLSGSIPKSLEALQHLEYFNVSFNSLSGEIPNGGSFRNFTMDSFKGNTALCGIPQFHVQTCSSISNHRSKRKKVERALFIVFGVVAFISIVSLAFIIVRNKRKDKTTREVDELIFIVPERISYYELQQATKNFNESNLLGTGSSCSVYKGILNNGKDIAVKVFNMQLEGISRIFDVECEILRSIRHRNLTSVISSCSNEEFKALVLEYMPKGNLEKWLYSHNPCLNMMERLNIMIDVASALEYLHHGYSMPIVHSDLKPSNVLLDEDMVAHVSDFGIAKLLCDGDSFVLTNTLATLGYIAPEYGLEGLLSTRCDVYSYGVMLMETFTRKRPSDDMFCGDMSLKRWVELSLSDVPHEVIDANLVMNLAEEMIDKNMQCVSSILKLALKCSADSPGDRINMKQAHAELQKIKHRFSK; translated from the exons ATGGAGAAAAAGCTTTATTGCAATTTGCCATATGCATTGCTAATCACCATAGCCTTCCAAATGCTTTCTTCTGAATCCAAACAGCCTCTGAGCCTTGCAACTGATCAAACTGCCCTTCTTTCACTCAAACAACACATCACCTCCGACCCTTCTCTTTTACTCGCAACTAATTGGACCAATTCGAGCTCCGTCTGCAGTTGGATTGGCGTCACTTGCAGCTTACGCCACCCAAGAGTAGCTGCCTTGAATCTCTCCAACATGGCTCTCTCCGGCACCATTCCACCACAGCTCGGACGCCTCTCCTTCCTCGTCTCCCTCAACCTCAAAAGCAATTTTTTCCATGGAGATTTGCCACAGGAACTGTCTCTCCTTCGCCGTTTGAAGTTCATATCTTTCCGACTCAACAACTTCACCGGAGACATCCCTCCGATGTTGGGTCAGTTACCAAAATTAGAGTACTTGTCTTTAAGCAACAACAGCTTCATAGGTTCCATCCCAAAATCACTCTCAAACCTAACAAACCTACAATTTCTTGACTTAACTTACAATTctctaagtggagaaattccaaaaGAGTTTGGGAGACTTCAAAGGCTACAAATTCTAGCTGTTCAATACAATCGTCTATCCGGTGCTATACCATCAGCCATATTCAACATATCGACCCTTATATATATGGCCTTCATAGACAATGAATTGAGTGGAAGTCTTCCAACAGACATGTGCCGTAATCTTCCATTTCTTACTGAGATTTATGTTTCTTACAATCAGCTGAGTGGCGAGATTCCCACAAATATATCCCAATGTTCACGGCTTGAAAGGCTGGACCTCTCTTACAACTCTTTTAGTGGGGAAATACCTTCAGAAATCGGCTACTTAACATCCCTTCAGGGTTTAGCTCTTGCTTCTAACAATTTGAAAG GAATACTACCACATGAGATTGGCCATCTTCAGAGTCTGGTTACTTTTGCAGCTGGAGAGAATGAGATTGCAGGCTCAattgatttcaatattttcattaatATGACTTCTCTGCAAAACATATATCTAAACCGCAACAAATTCACGGGGAACCTTTCAAGGGATGTCGGGAATATTACCATGCTAACAGAGTTATACCTCTCGGAAAATCATTTTACAG GGCTTATTCCCACTGAATTTGGCCAACTTTACCATTTGAAGAGATTAGTACTACAATTGAACACATTGAGTGGTTCGATTCCACATGagctctttaacatttcaactctTCGGATTCTTTCACTTACCCTCAATGCTCTGTCAGGGGTTCTTCCAACCCATTTATGTCAtgcctctccctctctcgaaGAACTTTATCTTGGCAATAATTCCATCACCGGAACAATACCCAACTCCATCTCTAACTGTTCTCGACTCACAATTCTCATACTTGCTGAAAACAAATTCAGTGGTTATATACCCACTCATCTCGGCAACCTAAAACATCTCCAAAGACTTGAACTGTACAGCAACAATCTTACCCAAGCACCATTTTCTTCCTTCATTACATTATTGACAAATTGCAGGTCTCTAACTCATTTGTCATTTGGTGATAATCCTCTAAATGGTGTTATTCCAGCTTCTGTCGGGAACTTATCTTCCTCCCTTTCAACATTCACTGCCGGCAACTGCAAATTCAGTGGCAGCATTCCTGTTGAAATAGGCAATCTAAGCAATTTGATTAAATTGGATTTGCAAGGCAATGAGTTATCTGGTAATATTCCACCAACTATAAGCCATTTACATGAACTTCAAGGATTAGATCTGTCTCATAATATGTTAGGAGGCTCAATACCACATGCTATATGTGATCTATTCAGCCTCAATACTTTAGTTATGAGCCATAATCAATTTTCAGGCCCAATTCCTAAATGTCTAGGAAATGTCTCTTCTATAAGAAATCTTGGTCTAGACTCCAACATGTTGAATTCAAGCATACCTTCAAGCTTATGGGGCCTAAAAGATTTGAACTCTCTAGACTTGTCCTCGAATTCATTAAATGGGTTCTTACCACATGAGATAAGTAACTTAGGAGCAGTAATACATATAAACTTATCGATGAATCAGTTGTCAAAGTCTATTCCTAGCACTATTGGGAAGTTGCAGAATTTGATTAATCTGTCTCTGGCAAATAATAGACTAGAAGGTTCTATTCCTGTATTTATGGGAAGCATGATCAGTTTGGAAAATCTCGACTTTTCGTACAACAACCTCTCTGGTTCAATTCCAAAGTCTTTAGAAGCACTTCAACATCTCGAATACTTTAATGTCTCTTTCAATAgtttaagtggagaaattcctaatggaggttcttttagaaacttcactaTGGATTCTTTTAAGGGTAATACGGCGTTGTGTGGAATCCCCCAGTTCCATGTCCAAACTTGCTCTTCCATTTCTAATCATAGATCAAAGAGAAAGAAGGTGGAACGAGCTCTATTTATTGTTTTCGGGGTTGTGGCTTTCATCTCAATTGTTTCTTTGGCCTTCATAATTGTCAGAAACAAAAGGAAAGATAAGACGACTAGAGAAGTTGATGAGTTGATATTCATTGTGCCGGAAAGAATATCTTATTATGAACTGCAGCAGGCAACGAAAAATTTCAATGAAAGCAATTTACTTGGCACCGGGAGTTCTTGCTCTGTCTATAAAGGAATTCTTAACAATGGGAAGGATATCGCTGTCAAGGTGTTTAATATGCAGCTAGAAGGTATTTCAAGAATATTTGATGTCGAATGTGAGATACTACGTAGCATCCGACACAGGAATCTGACAAGCGTCATAAGCAGTTGCTCCAATGAAGAGTTCAAGGCATTGGTACTTGAATATATGCCAAAGGGAAACCTTGAAAAATGGTTATATTCCCACAACCCTTGCTTGAATATGATGgaaagattgaatataatgattGATGTTGCATCTGCTTTGGAGTATCTTCACCATGGTTATTCAATGCCCATTGTGCACAGCGACTTGAAGCCTAGTAATGTGTTGTTAGACGAAGACATGGTTGCCCATGTAAGCGACTTTGGGATAGCAAAGTTGTTATGCGATGGAGATAGCTTTGTGTTAACCAACACGCTAGCAACATTGGGTTACATCGCTCCAG AGTATGGCTTGGAAGGGCTACTTTCAACAAGGTGTGATGTGTATAGCTACGGGGTGATGTTGATGGAAACTTTTACGAGAAAAAGGCCTAGTGATGATATGTTTTGCGGAGATATGAGCTTAAAGAGATGGGTAGAACTCTCACTTTCGGATGTCCCACATGAAGTGATAGATGCCAACTTAGTCATGAATTTGGCGGAAGAAATGATTGACAAGAATATGCAGTGTGTATCATCCATACTTAAATTGGCTTTGAAATGCTCTGCCGACTCTCCTGGGGATAGAATCAACATGAAACAAGCACATGCAGAGTTGCAAAAAATCAAACATCGATTTTCCAAATGA